Proteins encoded within one genomic window of Salmo trutta chromosome 11, fSalTru1.1, whole genome shotgun sequence:
- the LOC115202273 gene encoding general vesicular transport factor p115 isoform X4 translates to MTMNFFRGVMGGQPAGPQPTGAETIHKLCDRVASSTLLEDRRDAVRALKSLSKKYRLEVGTQAMDHLVHILQTDRSDSEILGYALDTLYNIICNDEEEEQDESEDMAAAPPLSGKHKNVPVSDENAQKQEEDLGVLFTDKFLADSENVTLLLTLLEEFDFHVRWPGVKLLTALLKNQCNQVQGVILVSPMGVSRLMDLLADSREVIRNDGLLLLQQLTKGNAAIQKIVAFENAFERLLDIITEEGSSDGGIVVEDCLLLLVNLLKNNSSNQNFFKEGSYIQRMKPWFEVGDDNSGWSAQKVTNLHLMLQLVRVMVSPVNSPGATSSCQKSMYQCGLLQQLCTILMATGVPADILTETINTVSEVIRGSQINQDYFASVNAPSNPPRPAIVVLLMSMVNERQPFVLRCAVLYCFQCFLYKNQKGQGEIVATLLPSTIDANSISAGQLLCGGLFSADSLSNWCAAVALAHALQDNLTQKEQLLRVQLATSLGKPPVSLLQQCTNILSQGSKVQTRVGLLMLLCTWISNCPIAVTHFLHNQENVPFLTGQISENLGEDERLVQGLCALLLGICIYYNDNSLENYTKEKLKQLIEKRIGKENFVEKLGFVTKHELYSRAAQKPQPVFPSPEQMLFDHEFTKLVKELEGVITKAVHKTSEEEKKEEEVKKTLEQHDSIVIQYKDLIRDQDTQIQELREQVSTLSLNSEQMHNQITQQQSQIQQHKDQYNILKLKLGKDSQGLSSNQGLSSSQGEGAHVNGLHSEELSQLREEVEELRRQHTLQHTQLSDKDSLINTLRCGAAAQTAEGGAGGSDNTDLLREVESLRSRVQSQCAEISQLQTERQELIRRAEAVSSAPASSSESSADTVKVSELESRLAAQTTETERLKEECRGLREGHAGLEQQLASAQSTVAIEQTEKTKLQQEVQESKKEQDDLLMLLADQDQKILNLKQRLRDLGETIEDEDELDARDQFGEDDDEDDEEEEDEENND, encoded by the exons ATGACAATGAATTTCTTCAGGGGAGTGATGGGTGGACAACCCGCGGGGCCACAGCCGACTGGAGCGGAGACG ATCCATAAGCTGTGTGACCGCGTGGCCTCCTCCACACTCCTGGAGGACCGCAGGGATGCTGTCCGAGCCCTTAAATCGCTCTCAAAG AAATATCGCTTGGAAGTTGGCACTCAGGCTATGGACCACCTGGTTCACATACTGCAAACTGACAg GTCGGACTCTGAAATCCTTGGCTACGCTTTGGACACACTCTATAATATCATCTGCAACGATGAAGAGGAGGAACAAG ACGAATCTGAAG ACATGGCGGCCGCACCCCCTCTCTCAGGGAAGCATAAGAACGTGCCTGTGTCTG ATGAGAACGCCCAGAAGCAGGAAGAAGACCTGGGAGTCCTGTTCACTGACAAGTTCCTCGCCGACTCTGAGAACGTGACACTTCTACTGACTCTGTTAGAG GAGTTTGACTTCCACGTGCGGTGGCCCGGAGTGAAGCTGCTCACCGCTCTGTTGAAGAACCAGTGTAACCAGGTCCAGGGCGTCATCCTGGTCAGCCCAATGG GTGTTTCTAGACTGATGGACCTATTAGCTGACTCCAGAGAAGTCATCCGTAATGAT GGTCTGCTGTTGCTGCAGCAGCTGACCAAAGGCAACGCGGCCATCCAGAAGATCGTGGCGTTTGAGAACGCTTTCGAGCGTCTCCTAGATATCATAACAGAGGAGGGCAGCAGTGATGGAG GTATCGTTGTGGAGGACTGTCTCCTGCTGCTCGTCAACCTGCTGAAGAACAACAGCTCCAACCAGAACTTCTTCAAGGAGGGCTCCTACATCCAGAGGATGAAGCCCTGGTTCGAGGTGGGAGACGACAACTCTGGCTGGTCTGCCCAGAAGGTCACCAACCTCCACCTCATGCTGCAG TTGGTGCGAGTCATGGTCTCCCCGGTCAACTCTCCTGGAGCCACCAGTAGTTGTCAGAAGTCAATGTACCAGTGTGGCCTGCTGCAGCAGCTCTGCACCATCCTCATGGCCACTGGCGTGCCTGCTGACATACTCACTGAG ACCATCAACACTGTATCGGAGGTGATCCGCGGCTCACAGATCAACCAGGACTACTTTGCATCTGTCAACGCTCCCTCCAACCCCCCAAG ACCTGCCATAGTGGTGCTGCTGATGTCCATGGTCAACGAGAGGCAGCCGTTCGTGCTGCGTTGTGCCGTTCTCTACTGCTTCCAGTGTTTTCTCTACAAGAACCAGAAGGGCCAGGGAGAGATCGTAGCCACCCTACTGCCCTCCACCATCGACG ccaACTCTATCTCGGCGGGCCAGCTGTTGTGCGGGGGCCTGTTCTCAGCTGACTCCCTGTCTAACTGGTGTGCTGCAGTGGCCCTGGCCCACGCCCTGCAGGACAACCTGACCCAGAAAGAGCAGCTCCTCCGGGTGCAGCTGGCCACCAGCCTGGGCAAGCCCCCCGTCTCCCTGCTGCAGCAGTGCACCAACATCCTCTCACAG GGCAGTAAAGTGCAGACGCGGGTCGGTCTACTCATGCTGCTGTGTACCTGGATCAGTAACTGTCCCATCGCCGTCACACACTTCCTGCACAACCAGGAGAACGTCCCCTTC CTGACAGGTCAGATCTCCGAGAACCTGGGGGAGGATGAGAGGCTGGTGCAGGGCCTGTGTGCCCTCCTACTGGGTATCTGCATCTACTACAACGACAACTCTCTGGAGAACTACACCAA AGAGAAGCTGAAGCAGCTGATCGAGAAGCGCATTGGGAAGGAGAACTTTGTGGAGAAGCTGGGCTTCGTCACTAAACACGAGCTGTACTCCCGCGCTGCACAGAAGCCCCAGCCCGTCTTCCCCTCCCCTGAACAGATGCTGTTCGACCACGAGTTCACCAAGCTGGTCAAAGAACTGGAAG GCGTGATAACGAAAGCAGTCCACAAGACGAgcgaggaggagaagaaggaggaggaggtgaagaagaCTCTGGAGCAACACGACAGCATCGTCATCCAGTACAAAGATCTCATCAGAGATCAG GACACCCAGATCCAGGAGCTGAGGGAGCAGGTTTCCACCCTGTCTCTGAACAGTGAACAGATGCACAACCAGATCACACAGCAGCAGTCCCAGAtccagcaacacaaagaccagtaCAACATCCTCAAGCTGAAACTAG GTAAAGACAGCCAGGGTCTGTCCTCCAACCAGGGTCTGTCCTCCAGCCAGGGAGAGGGAGCTCACGTTAACGGGCTCCATTCAGAGGAGCTGAGCCAGctcagagaggaggtggaggagctcCGCAGacaacacacactacaacacacacagctcAGTGACAAGGACTCACTCATCAACACActg AGGTGCGGGGCAGCAGCACAGACAGCAGAAGGTGGAGCGGGAGGGTCTGACAACACAGATCTTCTCAGG GAGGTGGAGTCGTTGAGGAGTCGTGTCCAGTCTCAGTGTGCAGAGATCAGCCagctgcagacagagagacaggagctcATCAGGAGAGCTGAGGCAGTG TCCTCGGCCCCGGCCTCCAGCAGTGAGAGCTCGGCAGACACAGTTAAAGTATCTGAACTGGAGAGCAGGCTGGCTGCTCAGACCACCGAGACAGAGAGACTTAAG gAGGAGTGTCGGGGCCTGAGGGAGGGCCATGCGGGGCTGGAGCAGCAGTTGGCGTCGGCCCAGAGCACGGTGGCCATCGAGCAGACGGAGAAGACCAAGCTGCAGCAGGAGGTGCAGGAGTCCAAGAAGGAGCAGGACGACCTCCTCATGCTGCTGGCCGACCAGGACCAGAAGATCCTCAACCTCAAGCAACGTCTCAGAGACCTGGGAGAGACG ATTGAAGACGAAGATGAGCTAGACGCCAGGGACCAATTCGGTGAAGATGACGACgaagatgatgaggaggaggaggatgaagagaacAATGACTAG
- the LOC115202273 gene encoding general vesicular transport factor p115 isoform X5 — protein MTMNFFRGVMGGQPAGPQPTGAETIHKLCDRVASSTLLEDRRDAVRALKSLSKKYRLEVGTQAMDHLVHILQTDRSDSEILGYALDTLYNIICNDEEEEQDESEDENAQKQEEDLGVLFTDKFLADSENVTLLLTLLEEFDFHVRWPGVKLLTALLKNQCNQVQGVILVSPMGVSRLMDLLADSREVIRNDGLLLLQQLTKGNAAIQKIVAFENAFERLLDIITEEGSSDGGIVVEDCLLLLVNLLKNNSSNQNFFKEGSYIQRMKPWFEVGDDNSGWSAQKVTNLHLMLQLVRVMVSPVNSPGATSSCQKSMYQCGLLQQLCTILMATGVPADILTETINTVSEVIRGSQINQDYFASVNAPSNPPRPAIVVLLMSMVNERQPFVLRCAVLYCFQCFLYKNQKGQGEIVATLLPSTIDANSISAGQLLCGGLFSADSLSNWCAAVALAHALQDNLTQKEQLLRVQLATSLGKPPVSLLQQCTNILSQGDKINRRAKSEKGSKVQTRVGLLMLLCTWISNCPIAVTHFLHNQENVPFLTGQISENLGEDERLVQGLCALLLGICIYYNDNSLENYTKEKLKQLIEKRIGKENFVEKLGFVTKHELYSRAAQKPQPVFPSPEQMLFDHEFTKLVKELEGVITKAVHKTSEEEKKEEEVKKTLEQHDSIVIQYKDLIRDQDTQIQELREQVSTLSLNSEQMHNQITQQQSQIQQHKDQYNILKLKLGKDSQGLSSNQGLSSSQGEGAHVNGLHSEELSQLREEVEELRRQHTLQHTQLSDKDSLINTLRCGAAAQTAEGGAGGSDNTDLLREVESLRSRVQSQCAEISQLQTERQELIRRAEAVSSAPASSSESSADTVKVSELESRLAAQTTETERLKEECRGLREGHAGLEQQLASAQSTVAIEQTEKTKLQQEVQESKKEQDDLLMLLADQDQKILNLKQRLRDLGETIEDEDELDARDQFGEDDDEDDEEEEDEENND, from the exons ATGACAATGAATTTCTTCAGGGGAGTGATGGGTGGACAACCCGCGGGGCCACAGCCGACTGGAGCGGAGACG ATCCATAAGCTGTGTGACCGCGTGGCCTCCTCCACACTCCTGGAGGACCGCAGGGATGCTGTCCGAGCCCTTAAATCGCTCTCAAAG AAATATCGCTTGGAAGTTGGCACTCAGGCTATGGACCACCTGGTTCACATACTGCAAACTGACAg GTCGGACTCTGAAATCCTTGGCTACGCTTTGGACACACTCTATAATATCATCTGCAACGATGAAGAGGAGGAACAAG ACGAATCTGAAG ATGAGAACGCCCAGAAGCAGGAAGAAGACCTGGGAGTCCTGTTCACTGACAAGTTCCTCGCCGACTCTGAGAACGTGACACTTCTACTGACTCTGTTAGAG GAGTTTGACTTCCACGTGCGGTGGCCCGGAGTGAAGCTGCTCACCGCTCTGTTGAAGAACCAGTGTAACCAGGTCCAGGGCGTCATCCTGGTCAGCCCAATGG GTGTTTCTAGACTGATGGACCTATTAGCTGACTCCAGAGAAGTCATCCGTAATGAT GGTCTGCTGTTGCTGCAGCAGCTGACCAAAGGCAACGCGGCCATCCAGAAGATCGTGGCGTTTGAGAACGCTTTCGAGCGTCTCCTAGATATCATAACAGAGGAGGGCAGCAGTGATGGAG GTATCGTTGTGGAGGACTGTCTCCTGCTGCTCGTCAACCTGCTGAAGAACAACAGCTCCAACCAGAACTTCTTCAAGGAGGGCTCCTACATCCAGAGGATGAAGCCCTGGTTCGAGGTGGGAGACGACAACTCTGGCTGGTCTGCCCAGAAGGTCACCAACCTCCACCTCATGCTGCAG TTGGTGCGAGTCATGGTCTCCCCGGTCAACTCTCCTGGAGCCACCAGTAGTTGTCAGAAGTCAATGTACCAGTGTGGCCTGCTGCAGCAGCTCTGCACCATCCTCATGGCCACTGGCGTGCCTGCTGACATACTCACTGAG ACCATCAACACTGTATCGGAGGTGATCCGCGGCTCACAGATCAACCAGGACTACTTTGCATCTGTCAACGCTCCCTCCAACCCCCCAAG ACCTGCCATAGTGGTGCTGCTGATGTCCATGGTCAACGAGAGGCAGCCGTTCGTGCTGCGTTGTGCCGTTCTCTACTGCTTCCAGTGTTTTCTCTACAAGAACCAGAAGGGCCAGGGAGAGATCGTAGCCACCCTACTGCCCTCCACCATCGACG ccaACTCTATCTCGGCGGGCCAGCTGTTGTGCGGGGGCCTGTTCTCAGCTGACTCCCTGTCTAACTGGTGTGCTGCAGTGGCCCTGGCCCACGCCCTGCAGGACAACCTGACCCAGAAAGAGCAGCTCCTCCGGGTGCAGCTGGCCACCAGCCTGGGCAAGCCCCCCGTCTCCCTGCTGCAGCAGTGCACCAACATCCTCTCACAG GGGGATAAGATCAACCGGAGG GCGAAATCTGAAAAG GGCAGTAAAGTGCAGACGCGGGTCGGTCTACTCATGCTGCTGTGTACCTGGATCAGTAACTGTCCCATCGCCGTCACACACTTCCTGCACAACCAGGAGAACGTCCCCTTC CTGACAGGTCAGATCTCCGAGAACCTGGGGGAGGATGAGAGGCTGGTGCAGGGCCTGTGTGCCCTCCTACTGGGTATCTGCATCTACTACAACGACAACTCTCTGGAGAACTACACCAA AGAGAAGCTGAAGCAGCTGATCGAGAAGCGCATTGGGAAGGAGAACTTTGTGGAGAAGCTGGGCTTCGTCACTAAACACGAGCTGTACTCCCGCGCTGCACAGAAGCCCCAGCCCGTCTTCCCCTCCCCTGAACAGATGCTGTTCGACCACGAGTTCACCAAGCTGGTCAAAGAACTGGAAG GCGTGATAACGAAAGCAGTCCACAAGACGAgcgaggaggagaagaaggaggaggaggtgaagaagaCTCTGGAGCAACACGACAGCATCGTCATCCAGTACAAAGATCTCATCAGAGATCAG GACACCCAGATCCAGGAGCTGAGGGAGCAGGTTTCCACCCTGTCTCTGAACAGTGAACAGATGCACAACCAGATCACACAGCAGCAGTCCCAGAtccagcaacacaaagaccagtaCAACATCCTCAAGCTGAAACTAG GTAAAGACAGCCAGGGTCTGTCCTCCAACCAGGGTCTGTCCTCCAGCCAGGGAGAGGGAGCTCACGTTAACGGGCTCCATTCAGAGGAGCTGAGCCAGctcagagaggaggtggaggagctcCGCAGacaacacacactacaacacacacagctcAGTGACAAGGACTCACTCATCAACACActg AGGTGCGGGGCAGCAGCACAGACAGCAGAAGGTGGAGCGGGAGGGTCTGACAACACAGATCTTCTCAGG GAGGTGGAGTCGTTGAGGAGTCGTGTCCAGTCTCAGTGTGCAGAGATCAGCCagctgcagacagagagacaggagctcATCAGGAGAGCTGAGGCAGTG TCCTCGGCCCCGGCCTCCAGCAGTGAGAGCTCGGCAGACACAGTTAAAGTATCTGAACTGGAGAGCAGGCTGGCTGCTCAGACCACCGAGACAGAGAGACTTAAG gAGGAGTGTCGGGGCCTGAGGGAGGGCCATGCGGGGCTGGAGCAGCAGTTGGCGTCGGCCCAGAGCACGGTGGCCATCGAGCAGACGGAGAAGACCAAGCTGCAGCAGGAGGTGCAGGAGTCCAAGAAGGAGCAGGACGACCTCCTCATGCTGCTGGCCGACCAGGACCAGAAGATCCTCAACCTCAAGCAACGTCTCAGAGACCTGGGAGAGACG ATTGAAGACGAAGATGAGCTAGACGCCAGGGACCAATTCGGTGAAGATGACGACgaagatgatgaggaggaggaggatgaagagaacAATGACTAG
- the LOC115202273 gene encoding general vesicular transport factor p115 isoform X7, producing the protein MTMNFFRGVMGGQPAGPQPTGAETIHKLCDRVASSTLLEDRRDAVRALKSLSKKYRLEVGTQAMDHLVHILQTDRSDSEILGYALDTLYNIICNDEEEEQDESEDENAQKQEEDLGVLFTDKFLADSENVTLLLTLLEEFDFHVRWPGVKLLTALLKNQCNQVQGVILVSPMGVSRLMDLLADSREVIRNDGLLLLQQLTKGNAAIQKIVAFENAFERLLDIITEEGSSDGGIVVEDCLLLLVNLLKNNSSNQNFFKEGSYIQRMKPWFEVGDDNSGWSAQKVTNLHLMLQLVRVMVSPVNSPGATSSCQKSMYQCGLLQQLCTILMATGVPADILTETINTVSEVIRGSQINQDYFASVNAPSNPPRPAIVVLLMSMVNERQPFVLRCAVLYCFQCFLYKNQKGQGEIVATLLPSTIDANSISAGQLLCGGLFSADSLSNWCAAVALAHALQDNLTQKEQLLRVQLATSLGKPPVSLLQQCTNILSQGDKINRRGSKVQTRVGLLMLLCTWISNCPIAVTHFLHNQENVPFLTGQISENLGEDERLVQGLCALLLGICIYYNDNSLENYTKEKLKQLIEKRIGKENFVEKLGFVTKHELYSRAAQKPQPVFPSPEQMLFDHEFTKLVKELEGVITKAVHKTSEEEKKEEEVKKTLEQHDSIVIQYKDLIRDQDTQIQELREQVSTLSLNSEQMHNQITQQQSQIQQHKDQYNILKLKLGKDSQGLSSNQGLSSSQGEGAHVNGLHSEELSQLREEVEELRRQHTLQHTQLSDKDSLINTLRCGAAAQTAEGGAGGSDNTDLLREVESLRSRVQSQCAEISQLQTERQELIRRAEAVSSAPASSSESSADTVKVSELESRLAAQTTETERLKEECRGLREGHAGLEQQLASAQSTVAIEQTEKTKLQQEVQESKKEQDDLLMLLADQDQKILNLKQRLRDLGETIEDEDELDARDQFGEDDDEDDEEEEDEENND; encoded by the exons ATGACAATGAATTTCTTCAGGGGAGTGATGGGTGGACAACCCGCGGGGCCACAGCCGACTGGAGCGGAGACG ATCCATAAGCTGTGTGACCGCGTGGCCTCCTCCACACTCCTGGAGGACCGCAGGGATGCTGTCCGAGCCCTTAAATCGCTCTCAAAG AAATATCGCTTGGAAGTTGGCACTCAGGCTATGGACCACCTGGTTCACATACTGCAAACTGACAg GTCGGACTCTGAAATCCTTGGCTACGCTTTGGACACACTCTATAATATCATCTGCAACGATGAAGAGGAGGAACAAG ACGAATCTGAAG ATGAGAACGCCCAGAAGCAGGAAGAAGACCTGGGAGTCCTGTTCACTGACAAGTTCCTCGCCGACTCTGAGAACGTGACACTTCTACTGACTCTGTTAGAG GAGTTTGACTTCCACGTGCGGTGGCCCGGAGTGAAGCTGCTCACCGCTCTGTTGAAGAACCAGTGTAACCAGGTCCAGGGCGTCATCCTGGTCAGCCCAATGG GTGTTTCTAGACTGATGGACCTATTAGCTGACTCCAGAGAAGTCATCCGTAATGAT GGTCTGCTGTTGCTGCAGCAGCTGACCAAAGGCAACGCGGCCATCCAGAAGATCGTGGCGTTTGAGAACGCTTTCGAGCGTCTCCTAGATATCATAACAGAGGAGGGCAGCAGTGATGGAG GTATCGTTGTGGAGGACTGTCTCCTGCTGCTCGTCAACCTGCTGAAGAACAACAGCTCCAACCAGAACTTCTTCAAGGAGGGCTCCTACATCCAGAGGATGAAGCCCTGGTTCGAGGTGGGAGACGACAACTCTGGCTGGTCTGCCCAGAAGGTCACCAACCTCCACCTCATGCTGCAG TTGGTGCGAGTCATGGTCTCCCCGGTCAACTCTCCTGGAGCCACCAGTAGTTGTCAGAAGTCAATGTACCAGTGTGGCCTGCTGCAGCAGCTCTGCACCATCCTCATGGCCACTGGCGTGCCTGCTGACATACTCACTGAG ACCATCAACACTGTATCGGAGGTGATCCGCGGCTCACAGATCAACCAGGACTACTTTGCATCTGTCAACGCTCCCTCCAACCCCCCAAG ACCTGCCATAGTGGTGCTGCTGATGTCCATGGTCAACGAGAGGCAGCCGTTCGTGCTGCGTTGTGCCGTTCTCTACTGCTTCCAGTGTTTTCTCTACAAGAACCAGAAGGGCCAGGGAGAGATCGTAGCCACCCTACTGCCCTCCACCATCGACG ccaACTCTATCTCGGCGGGCCAGCTGTTGTGCGGGGGCCTGTTCTCAGCTGACTCCCTGTCTAACTGGTGTGCTGCAGTGGCCCTGGCCCACGCCCTGCAGGACAACCTGACCCAGAAAGAGCAGCTCCTCCGGGTGCAGCTGGCCACCAGCCTGGGCAAGCCCCCCGTCTCCCTGCTGCAGCAGTGCACCAACATCCTCTCACAG GGGGATAAGATCAACCGGAGG GGCAGTAAAGTGCAGACGCGGGTCGGTCTACTCATGCTGCTGTGTACCTGGATCAGTAACTGTCCCATCGCCGTCACACACTTCCTGCACAACCAGGAGAACGTCCCCTTC CTGACAGGTCAGATCTCCGAGAACCTGGGGGAGGATGAGAGGCTGGTGCAGGGCCTGTGTGCCCTCCTACTGGGTATCTGCATCTACTACAACGACAACTCTCTGGAGAACTACACCAA AGAGAAGCTGAAGCAGCTGATCGAGAAGCGCATTGGGAAGGAGAACTTTGTGGAGAAGCTGGGCTTCGTCACTAAACACGAGCTGTACTCCCGCGCTGCACAGAAGCCCCAGCCCGTCTTCCCCTCCCCTGAACAGATGCTGTTCGACCACGAGTTCACCAAGCTGGTCAAAGAACTGGAAG GCGTGATAACGAAAGCAGTCCACAAGACGAgcgaggaggagaagaaggaggaggaggtgaagaagaCTCTGGAGCAACACGACAGCATCGTCATCCAGTACAAAGATCTCATCAGAGATCAG GACACCCAGATCCAGGAGCTGAGGGAGCAGGTTTCCACCCTGTCTCTGAACAGTGAACAGATGCACAACCAGATCACACAGCAGCAGTCCCAGAtccagcaacacaaagaccagtaCAACATCCTCAAGCTGAAACTAG GTAAAGACAGCCAGGGTCTGTCCTCCAACCAGGGTCTGTCCTCCAGCCAGGGAGAGGGAGCTCACGTTAACGGGCTCCATTCAGAGGAGCTGAGCCAGctcagagaggaggtggaggagctcCGCAGacaacacacactacaacacacacagctcAGTGACAAGGACTCACTCATCAACACActg AGGTGCGGGGCAGCAGCACAGACAGCAGAAGGTGGAGCGGGAGGGTCTGACAACACAGATCTTCTCAGG GAGGTGGAGTCGTTGAGGAGTCGTGTCCAGTCTCAGTGTGCAGAGATCAGCCagctgcagacagagagacaggagctcATCAGGAGAGCTGAGGCAGTG TCCTCGGCCCCGGCCTCCAGCAGTGAGAGCTCGGCAGACACAGTTAAAGTATCTGAACTGGAGAGCAGGCTGGCTGCTCAGACCACCGAGACAGAGAGACTTAAG gAGGAGTGTCGGGGCCTGAGGGAGGGCCATGCGGGGCTGGAGCAGCAGTTGGCGTCGGCCCAGAGCACGGTGGCCATCGAGCAGACGGAGAAGACCAAGCTGCAGCAGGAGGTGCAGGAGTCCAAGAAGGAGCAGGACGACCTCCTCATGCTGCTGGCCGACCAGGACCAGAAGATCCTCAACCTCAAGCAACGTCTCAGAGACCTGGGAGAGACG ATTGAAGACGAAGATGAGCTAGACGCCAGGGACCAATTCGGTGAAGATGACGACgaagatgatgaggaggaggaggatgaagagaacAATGACTAG